Within the Sphingobium herbicidovorans genome, the region CGCGGCTTTTCAGGAGCGCGATTTCCTCTTCGTCGAGCAGCCCGTTCCGGCCTGGAACGTCGAAGGCATGATCCGTCTCGCGTCGCGCTTCGAAATTCCGATCATGGCCGACGAGGGATTGTGGGATTTCCACGATGCCTATGAGCTGATCCGGCGCGGCGCGACCGACATCTATGCCGTAAAGATTGCCAAGGGCGGCGGCCTGCGGCGGGCTTTCAAGGCCGCCGCCGTTGCCGAGGCTGCCGGGGTTCCTCTGTACGGGGGGATGGCGCTCGAGAGCTCCGTCGGGACGGCGGCAGGACTGCAGCTGTTTAGCGCGCTCCCGAACCTTCCCTTCGGCTGTGAGTTGATCGGCCCCAGGCTTCTGGCGGAAGATCTCACGGTCCAGCCGATCGCGTATCGCGACCGGGAAGTCGTCGTCCCGTCAGGCGTCGGCATGGGGGTTGAGATCGACCGTGATCGTGTCCGAAGCTTCACCCGGCGCAACAAATGACAGGGGATTCCGCTCTGATACTGGCTGCCGTGGCTGTGGGTGTGGCGACATATATCCAAGGCATCACGGGCGTTGGCTTCGGGATGGTAGCGATGCCTTTGCTTGTGCTGATCGATCCCGGCGCCGTTCCTGGCCCCGTGATAATCGCCGGGATTTTCGCTTCGGTGCCTTTCCTTATTGCCGGCTGGCGACAGGTTGCGTGGCGCGAGCTCGCCATTCTGCTTCCAGGGGTCGTGATCGGTTCGCTCGTCGCGGCGATTGTCATCAGCCTTGTCGCATCGAACACCTTGCGCGCTTTCGTTGGCCTCCTGCTCGTTGTCGTAGGAGGCGCAGCGGTGTTTTCGAAGTCCCGCGCGCCGGGTCCGGTCGCTTTCACTTCGGCTGGCTTCGCTACCGGATTCATAGGCACCGTTGCGGGCGTTCATAGCGCGCCGCTTGCGATCCTCTACCGCTACGACACGCTGGCGAAGGTGCGTCCGACTGCTGCAGCGCTGTTCGTTGCGGCCTATATCCTGTCGCTTGCGGGGTTGGCGGCGATTGCTCCGAGCCAGCTGGGATCGCCGACGATCGTGCTCGCAATGATACCGGGCGTCTTAGTTGGCCTTTTTGCTGCCAGCGGGCGGTTCGCCCGGCCGGCCGGCGGCATCATGCGCCCCATCATCCTCATGCTGTGCATTCTCGCCGGGCTACGTCTCATCGCGAGTGCCATGGGAGGCGGCATCCTTGCCGCGATGGCGATATGAGCGCGGTTCTCGATGCGTCCCGCGATTTCGAATGGTCGACGGACTCGGTTCGCGGCCCCTCGGCCCTGAGCTGCTGGATGGATCGCGTCGGGGCCTGCCTGACCGAAGTCGATATCGAGAGTCGGGCTTTCGGTGGACATCGCGCTCGCATCCAGCATTTCGAATTGGGTCCGGTGCAGCTGAATTTCCTGTCCGCCACCTCGCAGCGCATCGTGCACAGCAACGCGATGATCAAGCACAGCGCGAATGATTACCTTCTCCTGTTTTTCGAGAAGGGCGCCGGGAAGCTGCGGCATTATGATCTTGAAGTCACGGCTCCCGAACAATGTTTCATTCTCCTCGACAACCAGCAACCCTATGAGCTGCTCCGGGAAACCGGGGGGATCACACTGTCGATGCGTCTCCAGGATGCCTGGCTACGCCATTGGCTCCCCCACCCTAAGACGGCGGTCGCTACACCTATCTTTGCGGAAGACGGATGGGGATCGTCGCTGGCCGCGACGCTCAAGACGATCTCTCACCATGGCCTGGCCGACGCGATCCTGCCGCGCGGGGTCATCGCCGATCAACTCGGGGCATTTCTGGCGCTGATGATGGGTGGACGGTGCCAGGCCGTCAGCCGTCATCGGGGAGAATTGTTCGTGCGCCTCAAACGATCCATGCGCGCCAGACTGGATGATCCCGATCTGGATCCCGGAACGATTGCTGATGCTGTCGGAATATCCAAGCGTCATCTGCATGGCCTGTTCGCACAGGCGGGCACGACCTTTGGCGCCTTGCTGATCGAGATGCGCCTCGAGCGCGCCGCCGGCATGCTGCGTGATGGACGTTTCAGCGGGTATCGCGCGGCCGATGTCGCATGGACGTGTGGCTTCGCCAACGCGAGCCACTTCGCGCGGCGATTCCGGGCAAAATATGGCGAGACACCCGTCCGCTACCGCAAGGGGGACGGATCCGGATCCATTCGGGCGCGTCCCGTCGCGTCGGGCCGGACTCCTTCTTGCGCTTTGACGGCAGGGGCGCCTTCTGCCGGACACAAGGAACGCCCGGCGCCTGCCGGCGCTGCGGGGGCCGAATGAGCCCGGCTCGCGATTTCAAGCCGCGAAGGTTGCGCTCGGAGAGCATTTTTCGCGCGCTGCGAGGCGCGCAGCAAAGCCTGCGCGAAGATATGATCGAACGCAGGAGAACAAGGATTC harbors:
- a CDS encoding sulfite exporter TauE/SafE family protein, whose product is MTGDSALILAAVAVGVATYIQGITGVGFGMVAMPLLVLIDPGAVPGPVIIAGIFASVPFLIAGWRQVAWRELAILLPGVVIGSLVAAIVISLVASNTLRAFVGLLLVVVGGAAVFSKSRAPGPVAFTSAGFATGFIGTVAGVHSAPLAILYRYDTLAKVRPTAAALFVAAYILSLAGLAAIAPSQLGSPTIVLAMIPGVLVGLFAASGRFARPAGGIMRPIILMLCILAGLRLIASAMGGGILAAMAI
- a CDS encoding helix-turn-helix transcriptional regulator, which produces MSAVLDASRDFEWSTDSVRGPSALSCWMDRVGACLTEVDIESRAFGGHRARIQHFELGPVQLNFLSATSQRIVHSNAMIKHSANDYLLLFFEKGAGKLRHYDLEVTAPEQCFILLDNQQPYELLRETGGITLSMRLQDAWLRHWLPHPKTAVATPIFAEDGWGSSLAATLKTISHHGLADAILPRGVIADQLGAFLALMMGGRCQAVSRHRGELFVRLKRSMRARLDDPDLDPGTIADAVGISKRHLHGLFAQAGTTFGALLIEMRLERAAGMLRDGRFSGYRAADVAWTCGFANASHFARRFRAKYGETPVRYRKGDGSGSIRARPVASGRTPSCALTAGAPSAGHKERPAPAGAAGAE